Proteins encoded together in one Streptomyces asoensis window:
- a CDS encoding IclR family transcriptional regulator, which translates to MGRLVPAVTRALDILELFLDGDGSLSAPDIVRKLQLPRTTVHELVTTLSARSYIVGVPGQPGRYRLGVRPYQLGSRYAEQLDLAAEGQQVARSVAETCDETVHVAILEGTDVIYIAKVDSTHAVRMVSAAGRRLPAHCTSVGKMLLASLSEPELDARIPDDADLVRMTPNSITEPGALREALAEIRERGVAVESRESNPDVSCVAAPVRDRTGQVVAALSISVPMIRWSDERRAELEQLAAKGAAELSELLGYRSVS; encoded by the coding sequence GTGGGACGCCTCGTACCTGCTGTGACCCGAGCACTCGACATCCTCGAGCTCTTCCTCGACGGGGACGGTTCGCTCTCCGCCCCCGACATCGTGCGCAAGCTGCAGCTTCCGCGTACCACCGTGCACGAGCTGGTGACCACGCTCTCGGCGCGGTCGTACATCGTCGGCGTTCCGGGACAACCCGGACGGTACCGCCTCGGTGTGCGTCCGTACCAGCTCGGGAGCCGCTACGCCGAGCAGCTCGACCTCGCCGCCGAGGGTCAGCAGGTCGCGCGCTCCGTCGCCGAGACGTGTGACGAGACGGTCCACGTGGCGATCCTCGAGGGCACCGACGTCATCTACATCGCCAAGGTCGACTCCACGCACGCCGTCCGGATGGTCTCGGCCGCCGGCCGCCGGCTGCCGGCCCACTGCACCTCCGTCGGCAAGATGCTGCTGGCCTCGCTCTCCGAGCCGGAGCTCGACGCGCGCATCCCCGACGACGCGGACCTGGTCCGGATGACCCCGAACAGCATCACCGAGCCCGGCGCCCTGCGCGAGGCGCTGGCGGAGATCCGGGAGCGGGGCGTCGCGGTCGAGAGCCGTGAGTCCAACCCGGACGTCAGCTGTGTCGCGGCTCCGGTGCGCGACCGCACGGGACAGGTCGTCGCCGCGCTGTCCATCTCCGTGCCGATGATCCGGTGGAGCGACGAGCGCCGCGCCGAACTGGAGCAGCTCGCCGCGAAGGGCGCCGCCGAGCTGTCCGAACTCCTGGGCTACCGGAGCGTGTCGTGA
- a CDS encoding AAA family ATPase, with translation MPHWSVYTGNSEPHDGISRLPAPPPWRAFDGEPLVPPPRDADDEAAVSPDRVHRARSYVATPESVELVNAALVLRRPLLVAGPPGTGKSSLAYAVARELRLGPVLRWNITSRSTLADGLYQYDPLSRLYAARHAAWRERGGGPGGGDPGGGVEDHLRLGPLGTALLPYGRPRVLLVDEIDKSDLDLPNDLLNVLEEGQFEIPELMPAARHSAGDVTAEVLADGSDAPVRVTRGRIRCRAFPFVVLTSNGEREFPPAFLRRCVRLKLRRPGREQLTEIVRAHLDTPPGEAEHLIDRFLTRAADGELATDQLLNALYLTGVAGLDADSRDGLAERLMPYLSATADGDGF, from the coding sequence ATGCCGCACTGGTCCGTCTACACCGGGAACAGCGAACCCCACGACGGCATCTCCCGGCTGCCCGCGCCACCGCCCTGGCGGGCCTTCGACGGCGAGCCCCTCGTGCCGCCGCCCCGGGACGCCGACGACGAGGCGGCCGTCTCCCCCGACCGGGTCCACCGCGCCCGCTCCTACGTCGCCACCCCGGAGAGCGTCGAACTCGTCAACGCGGCGCTCGTGCTGCGCCGCCCCCTGCTCGTCGCCGGTCCGCCCGGCACCGGCAAGTCCTCCCTGGCGTACGCGGTGGCACGGGAGCTGCGGCTCGGCCCGGTACTGCGCTGGAACATCACGAGCCGCTCCACGCTGGCCGACGGCCTCTACCAGTACGACCCGCTGTCCCGGCTGTACGCGGCCCGGCATGCGGCCTGGCGCGAGCGGGGCGGCGGGCCCGGGGGCGGCGACCCGGGCGGCGGGGTGGAGGACCATCTGCGTCTCGGCCCTCTCGGCACGGCCCTGCTGCCCTACGGACGTCCGCGGGTGCTGCTCGTCGACGAGATCGACAAGAGCGACCTCGACCTGCCCAACGACCTGCTGAACGTCCTGGAGGAGGGCCAGTTCGAGATCCCCGAACTGATGCCCGCGGCCCGGCACTCCGCCGGGGACGTCACCGCCGAGGTCCTCGCCGACGGCTCCGACGCCCCCGTGCGGGTCACCCGCGGCCGGATCCGCTGCCGCGCCTTCCCGTTCGTCGTCCTGACCAGCAACGGCGAGCGCGAGTTCCCGCCCGCGTTCCTGCGGCGCTGCGTCCGGCTGAAGCTGCGCCGCCCGGGCCGCGAACAGCTCACCGAGATCGTCCGGGCCCACCTCGACACCCCGCCGGGCGAGGCGGAACACCTCATCGACCGCTTCCTGACCCGTGCCGCCGACGGCGAACTCGCCACCGACCAGCTGCTGAACGCCCTCTACCTCACCGGAGTGGCCGGCCTGGACGCCGACTCCCGCGACGGACTCGCGGAACGGCTGATGCCGTACCTCAGCGCCACGGCGGACGGCGATGGCTTCTGA
- a CDS encoding carboxyl transferase domain-containing protein, translating to MTAGRTSAREAVALVADDFVPFPDPPPAGRSAASGSPGAGRSAADGPLGWPGYGAARERAARRTGESESVVCGTASVRGTRAVLIAFEFGFLGGSLGERTGDRLEAAYTYAREHRLPVVPLVATGGSRMQEGMLALTQLQRVARQSALTREAGLPQVAVLRDPTTGGGWATLGAGADVALALPDAQIGFAGSRVRPPGADPAAYTAAAQVAAGAADAVVPPAELADVLGLWLRLLTGGTPDAPCAPAPVPAALGRTEPPRTGWEAVRRARAAGRPRAGAYLDAYFARRLAIFGDRCGGVDPEGMLCGFGVHEGRTVAYAAQTGTATRPAGYRTAARLIRLADRLGIPVLTLVDTPGAANDAEAERQGVGAAVAELFGVVATARTPLTTLVIGEGGSGGALALAAPGRTWATPDSYFSVIAPESAAAILKRPAGEVEATAEQLRVRPQDLAELGVIRITRAP from the coding sequence ATGACGGCGGGGCGCACGAGCGCACGGGAGGCCGTCGCCCTCGTCGCCGACGACTTCGTCCCCTTCCCCGACCCGCCCCCGGCAGGCCGGAGCGCCGCGTCCGGCTCCCCCGGCGCCGGGAGGTCCGCCGCCGACGGCCCCCTCGGCTGGCCCGGCTACGGCGCCGCACGCGAGCGGGCCGCCCGGCGCACCGGTGAGTCCGAGTCCGTCGTCTGCGGTACGGCGAGCGTGCGGGGCACCCGGGCCGTGCTGATCGCCTTCGAGTTCGGCTTCCTGGGCGGTTCGCTGGGCGAACGCACCGGTGACCGGCTGGAGGCGGCCTACACGTACGCCCGTGAACACCGGCTCCCGGTCGTGCCGTTGGTCGCCACGGGCGGCAGCCGGATGCAGGAGGGCATGCTCGCCCTGACCCAGCTCCAGCGAGTGGCGAGGCAGTCCGCGCTCACCCGGGAGGCCGGACTGCCCCAGGTGGCGGTCCTGCGCGACCCGACGACCGGCGGCGGCTGGGCCACCCTGGGCGCGGGCGCCGACGTCGCGCTGGCACTGCCGGACGCCCAGATCGGCTTCGCAGGCTCCCGGGTCCGCCCGCCCGGCGCCGACCCGGCCGCCTACACGGCCGCGGCCCAGGTCGCGGCGGGAGCGGCGGACGCGGTGGTGCCCCCGGCGGAGCTCGCGGACGTCCTGGGCCTCTGGCTGCGCCTGCTGACCGGCGGGACGCCGGACGCACCGTGCGCACCCGCGCCCGTGCCCGCCGCCCTCGGCCGCACGGAGCCGCCCCGCACCGGGTGGGAGGCGGTGCGGCGCGCGAGGGCGGCCGGACGGCCGCGGGCCGGCGCCTACCTGGACGCCTACTTCGCCCGGCGGCTCGCGATCTTCGGCGACCGGTGCGGCGGCGTCGACCCCGAGGGGATGCTGTGCGGGTTCGGCGTCCACGAGGGCCGCACGGTCGCCTACGCGGCCCAGACCGGGACGGCGACCCGGCCCGCCGGGTACCGGACGGCGGCCCGGCTGATCCGCCTCGCGGACCGGCTCGGCATCCCGGTGCTGACCCTGGTGGACACGCCCGGCGCGGCCAACGACGCCGAGGCGGAACGGCAGGGCGTGGGCGCGGCCGTCGCGGAGCTGTTCGGGGTCGTCGCCACCGCCCGCACCCCGCTCACCACGCTGGTCATCGGCGAGGGCGGCTCGGGAGGCGCGCTCGCGCTGGCCGCGCCCGGCCGCACCTGGGCCACCCCGGACAGCTACTTCTCGGTGATCGCGCCCGAGTCGGCGGCGGCGATCCTCAAGCGGCCGGCCGGGGAGGTCGAGGCGACGGCGGAGCAACTGCGCGTCCGCCCACAGGACTTGGCCGAGCTGGGGGTGATCCGGATCACGCGGGCTCCCTGA
- a CDS encoding acyl-CoA synthetase, which yields MSSLFPALTDDPSGRPALRFGERSLTYAELASAAGDVGARVRGEERVAVWATPSLETAVAVVGVLLAGVAAVPLNPKSGDKELAHILGDSAPGAVLAAPGDELPGALDGLSRIDVGTGAGRGGPGAAAPVAGARPGEEDPALVVYTSGTTGPPKGAVVPRRAIATTLDALADAWQWTADDVLVHGLPLFHVHGLVLGILGPLRRGGAVVHLGRFDTQGVTRELGGGASMLFGVPTMYHRIAEALPGDPALAGALAGARLLVSGSAALPVHDHERIAAATGRRVIERYGMTETLMNTSVRADAEPRPGTVGVPLPGVELRLVDEDGSAVEAYDGESVGEIQVRGPNLFTEYLNRPDATAAAFTPDGWFRTGDVAVRDPDGWVRIVGRKATDLIKSGGYKIGAGEIENALLEHPGVREAAVTGEPDADLGERIVAWIVPVDPASPPAEGELADHVARRLAPHKRPRVVRHLDALPRNDMGKIMKRALPS from the coding sequence GTGTCCTCTCTCTTCCCGGCCCTCACGGACGATCCGTCCGGCCGCCCCGCCCTGCGGTTCGGCGAGCGTTCCCTGACCTACGCGGAGCTCGCCTCGGCCGCCGGTGACGTCGGCGCGCGGGTGCGGGGCGAGGAACGGGTCGCCGTGTGGGCGACCCCCTCGCTGGAGACCGCCGTCGCGGTGGTGGGCGTCCTGCTCGCCGGGGTGGCCGCCGTGCCGCTGAACCCGAAGTCGGGCGACAAGGAGCTGGCGCACATCCTGGGCGACAGCGCGCCGGGCGCGGTGCTGGCGGCCCCCGGCGACGAACTGCCCGGCGCGCTCGACGGGTTGTCCCGGATCGACGTCGGGACCGGGGCGGGCCGTGGGGGGCCTGGTGCCGCGGCGCCGGTCGCCGGTGCGCGGCCGGGCGAGGAGGATCCCGCCCTCGTCGTCTACACCTCGGGGACGACCGGGCCGCCCAAGGGCGCGGTCGTCCCGCGCCGCGCGATCGCCACCACCCTGGACGCGCTCGCCGACGCCTGGCAGTGGACCGCGGACGACGTCCTCGTGCACGGGCTGCCGCTGTTCCATGTGCACGGGCTGGTGCTGGGGATCCTCGGGCCGCTGCGGCGGGGCGGGGCCGTGGTGCACCTCGGGCGGTTCGACACGCAGGGGGTGACGCGGGAACTGGGCGGCGGCGCGAGCATGCTGTTCGGGGTGCCGACGATGTACCACCGCATCGCCGAGGCGCTGCCCGGCGACCCCGCGCTGGCCGGGGCGCTCGCCGGGGCGCGGCTGCTGGTGTCCGGGTCGGCGGCGCTGCCCGTGCACGACCACGAGCGGATCGCGGCCGCGACCGGGCGGCGGGTGATCGAGCGGTACGGGATGACGGAGACGCTGATGAACACCAGCGTCCGCGCGGACGCGGAACCGCGGCCCGGCACCGTCGGCGTCCCGCTGCCCGGCGTGGAGCTGCGGCTCGTCGACGAGGACGGGTCGGCCGTCGAGGCGTACGACGGGGAGAGCGTCGGCGAGATCCAGGTGCGCGGGCCGAACCTGTTCACGGAGTACCTCAACCGCCCCGACGCGACGGCCGCCGCCTTCACCCCCGACGGCTGGTTCCGGACGGGGGACGTGGCCGTGCGCGACCCCGACGGCTGGGTCCGCATCGTGGGGCGCAAGGCGACCGATCTCATCAAGAGCGGCGGCTACAAGATCGGGGCCGGTGAGATCGAGAACGCGCTCCTGGAGCATCCGGGGGTGCGCGAGGCGGCGGTGACCGGGGAGCCGGACGCGGACCTCGGGGAGCGGATCGTCGCCTGGATCGTCCCGGTGGACCCCGCGTCGCCGCCCGCCGAGGGCGAACTGGCCGACCACGTGGCCCGCCGGCTCGCGCCGCACAAGCGGCCCCGGGTGGTGCGCCACCTCGACGCGCTGCCCCGCAACGACATGGGGAAGATCATGAAGCGGGCGCTGCCGTCATGA
- a CDS encoding trypsin-like peptidase domain-containing protein: MNSADWHARVESAGRVAGAGFLVTPRRVLTCAHVVHEADPQALTVTFTERPGLPAVPARVIADGGWGGGTADPGDLAVLELAYDAPIAPAALAPVDAAHDRRPGRPRKLVVYGFPLGFDEGTLAEYRITATQLLNREWIQLEAWQPGGQPLAPGFSGAAVTLADTGEVVGMVTAAAGDRGVHNGRMMPTEVMARYWPDLEGLVPTSDHRTADRARLRELVERAVREGLDGDPGRRVRLYESARGPLDPDAPEEGFDSLWAAALFVLCEVDGDDAAASVARFTAQVEALFRAPADGAAEPGAAPDWSPILVDLQHSGAGDGHVRVEVSAYSGGRRHPVGSDTVPQAGLRAYVQDRIEAAFRYLTPGCDELLAFALPRDWIDLPVDRWASTPDDDTPLGCVYPLVVTDQARRRAGVRHQLTRVWNRLDAAPGARVHRVECGSPEEPRRLRMRLRRDDACLAGFATAPAASRTRPHFDTSLNAPAPMVVWSREGCHDGPDEACAGGDGCAGKTFLDELDSCVSGVPPAELPRRVLALREEADAEEGHWAHDIQLLWDDPRLFADPHGDPAPHPHSPVT, translated from the coding sequence ATGAACAGCGCCGACTGGCACGCCCGGGTCGAGAGCGCCGGCCGGGTGGCGGGAGCGGGCTTCCTCGTCACCCCGCGCAGGGTGCTGACCTGCGCGCACGTCGTGCACGAGGCCGACCCGCAGGCCCTGACGGTGACGTTCACCGAGCGCCCCGGACTGCCCGCCGTGCCGGCCAGGGTGATCGCCGACGGCGGCTGGGGCGGCGGCACCGCCGACCCCGGCGACCTGGCGGTGCTGGAGCTGGCGTACGACGCCCCGATCGCACCCGCCGCGCTGGCGCCCGTGGACGCCGCCCACGACCGGCGGCCCGGACGGCCCCGCAAACTCGTCGTCTACGGCTTCCCGCTCGGCTTCGACGAGGGCACCCTCGCCGAATACCGCATCACCGCCACGCAGTTGCTCAACCGCGAGTGGATCCAGCTGGAGGCGTGGCAGCCCGGCGGCCAGCCCCTGGCGCCCGGGTTCAGCGGCGCGGCGGTCACCCTGGCCGACACCGGCGAGGTCGTCGGCATGGTCACCGCGGCGGCCGGCGACCGGGGCGTGCACAACGGGCGGATGATGCCCACCGAGGTCATGGCCCGCTACTGGCCCGACCTGGAGGGCCTGGTGCCCACCTCGGACCACCGCACCGCCGACCGGGCCCGGTTGCGCGAACTCGTCGAGCGCGCCGTGCGCGAGGGCCTGGACGGCGATCCCGGGCGCCGGGTACGGCTCTACGAGTCCGCCAGGGGCCCGCTGGACCCGGACGCGCCCGAGGAGGGGTTCGACTCGCTGTGGGCGGCGGCCCTGTTCGTGCTGTGCGAGGTCGACGGCGACGACGCGGCGGCCAGCGTCGCCCGCTTCACCGCCCAGGTGGAGGCCCTCTTCCGGGCCCCCGCGGACGGGGCCGCCGAGCCGGGCGCCGCACCCGACTGGTCGCCCATCCTCGTCGACCTCCAGCACAGCGGCGCGGGCGACGGGCACGTGCGCGTGGAGGTGTCGGCGTACAGCGGGGGCCGCCGGCACCCGGTCGGCTCGGACACGGTCCCGCAGGCCGGGCTGCGCGCCTACGTGCAGGACCGGATCGAGGCGGCCTTCCGGTATCTGACGCCCGGCTGCGACGAGTTGCTCGCGTTCGCGCTGCCCCGCGACTGGATCGACCTGCCCGTGGACCGCTGGGCGAGCACCCCCGACGACGACACCCCGCTCGGCTGCGTGTACCCCCTCGTCGTCACCGATCAGGCGCGCCGCAGGGCCGGTGTCCGGCACCAGCTGACCCGGGTGTGGAACCGGCTCGACGCGGCTCCCGGCGCCCGGGTGCACCGGGTCGAGTGCGGCAGCCCCGAGGAGCCCCGCAGGCTGCGGATGCGGCTGCGCCGGGACGACGCCTGCCTGGCCGGCTTCGCGACCGCCCCGGCCGCGTCCCGCACCCGCCCGCACTTCGACACCTCGCTCAACGCGCCCGCCCCGATGGTCGTCTGGTCGCGCGAGGGCTGTCACGACGGGCCGGACGAGGCCTGCGCGGGCGGGGACGGCTGTGCGGGCAAGACGTTCCTCGACGAGCTCGACAGCTGCGTCTCCGGCGTACCGCCCGCCGAACTCCCGCGCCGTGTACTGGCGTTGCGCGAGGAGGCCGACGCGGAGGAGGGCCACTGGGCGCACGACATCCAGCTGCTGTGGGACGACCCTCGCCTCTTCGCCGACCCGCACGGCGACCCGGCCCCCCACCCCCACTCCCCCGTGACCTGA
- a CDS encoding CU044_2847 family protein: protein MDGLVEFRTDDGAVVAVEAVTEARPGSRLVARGDGTVQATRTFEGALEGVRAAAESALRVFRDGTLRPDGVEIEFGVKLAAETGAIIAKGTAEGHLVVRLTWSPTPAS, encoded by the coding sequence GTGGACGGACTGGTGGAGTTCAGGACCGACGACGGTGCCGTGGTCGCCGTCGAGGCGGTCACGGAGGCGAGGCCGGGTTCGCGGCTCGTGGCCCGGGGGGACGGGACGGTCCAGGCCACCCGCACCTTCGAGGGCGCCCTGGAGGGCGTGCGGGCGGCCGCCGAGTCCGCGCTGCGGGTCTTCCGCGACGGGACGTTACGGCCCGACGGGGTGGAGATCGAGTTCGGGGTGAAGCTGGCGGCGGAGACCGGCGCGATCATCGCCAAGGGCACGGCCGAGGGCCATCTCGTCGTACGGCTGACCTGGTCGCCCACCCCCGCCTCATGA
- a CDS encoding ATP-grasp domain-containing protein, with protein sequence MPRVALVTYDPRPRPSKDRDLPVLHTALEAAGAEADVVCWDDAGIDWASYDLAVIRSTWDYSWRAAEFTAWAQRCGKLTRLANPAAVVRWNTDKRYLGELAAAGVPTVPTRYLAPGDADAAAGLPGDHEYVVKPTSGAGARYAARYTPDRREEAAAHLARMHAEGLTAMVQPYMRSIDEGGERALQFFGGRLLHASRKRAVLAPGTAFDADKVAHPGLEVWTPTPAELAVARRALAAVPEAPELLYARVDLVDGDDGEPRVMELELVEPNLFLFLHPDSVAAVVTAILTAATTP encoded by the coding sequence GTGCCCCGCGTCGCCCTCGTCACCTACGACCCCCGCCCCCGGCCGAGCAAGGACCGCGACCTCCCCGTGCTGCACACGGCGCTGGAGGCGGCCGGCGCCGAGGCGGACGTCGTGTGCTGGGACGACGCCGGCATCGACTGGGCCTCCTACGACCTCGCCGTCATCCGCTCGACCTGGGACTACAGCTGGCGCGCCGCCGAGTTCACGGCGTGGGCGCAGCGCTGCGGCAAGCTGACCCGGCTGGCGAACCCGGCCGCCGTCGTGCGCTGGAACACCGACAAGCGCTACCTCGGCGAGCTCGCGGCGGCCGGGGTGCCCACGGTCCCCACCCGCTATCTCGCCCCGGGCGACGCCGACGCCGCCGCCGGTCTGCCCGGCGACCACGAGTACGTCGTCAAGCCCACCTCGGGTGCCGGGGCGCGCTACGCCGCCCGCTACACCCCCGACCGGCGCGAGGAGGCCGCGGCGCACCTCGCGCGGATGCACGCCGAGGGCCTGACGGCGATGGTGCAGCCGTACATGCGGAGCATCGACGAAGGCGGTGAACGGGCCCTCCAGTTCTTCGGCGGACGGCTGCTGCACGCCAGCCGCAAGCGGGCCGTACTGGCCCCGGGTACCGCGTTCGACGCGGACAAGGTCGCCCATCCCGGCCTGGAGGTCTGGACCCCGACCCCGGCCGAACTCGCCGTCGCGCGCCGCGCCCTGGCCGCCGTCCCGGAGGCGCCGGAGCTGCTCTACGCCCGCGTCGACCTGGTGGACGGCGACGACGGGGAGCCGCGCGTGATGGAACTGGAGCTCGTCGAGCCGAACCTCTTCCTGTTCCTGCACCCGGACTCGGTGGCGGCCGTCGTGACCGCGATCCTGACGGCGGCCACCACCCCCTGA
- a CDS encoding SMP-30/gluconolactonase/LRE family protein, translated as MTAPGTVHEVAVRAEAVLGEGPTWDPAAGRLLWLDILGSRLHGYEPSTGRRTVRTTHQHVGAAKPRAGGGLVLNLRDGVGLLDPDGGFRWLRHEPVPGRRANDAAVAPDGSLWAGTMRYDEAPGGGTLSRLTADGGCEVVLDDVAVSNGTGWSPDGTLMYYIDSPTRRIDVLDHAPDGRVSGRRPFVTIEDGAGFPDGLTVDADGCVWVALWDGGAVRRYTPAGELDLVVRLPVPRVTACAFGGADLTDLYITTARVGLASPHPLAGSLLVIPGAGKGLPQPAFEG; from the coding sequence GTGACGGCGCCCGGCACGGTCCACGAGGTGGCGGTGCGGGCCGAGGCGGTCCTCGGCGAGGGACCGACCTGGGACCCGGCCGCCGGCCGCCTGCTCTGGCTCGACATCCTCGGCTCCCGCCTGCACGGCTACGAGCCGTCGACCGGCCGCCGTACGGTGCGCACGACCCACCAGCACGTCGGCGCGGCCAAGCCCCGCGCCGGGGGCGGTCTGGTGCTCAATCTGCGGGACGGCGTCGGACTGCTCGACCCGGACGGCGGCTTCCGCTGGCTGCGCCACGAGCCGGTGCCCGGCCGCCGCGCCAACGACGCAGCCGTCGCCCCCGACGGCTCCCTGTGGGCCGGCACCATGCGCTACGACGAGGCGCCGGGCGGCGGCACCCTCTCCCGTCTCACCGCCGACGGCGGCTGCGAGGTGGTCCTCGACGACGTCGCGGTCAGCAACGGGACGGGCTGGAGCCCGGACGGCACGCTGATGTACTACATCGACTCGCCGACCCGCCGGATCGACGTCCTCGACCACGCGCCCGACGGGCGGGTGAGCGGCCGCCGCCCCTTCGTCACGATCGAGGACGGCGCCGGCTTCCCCGACGGCCTCACCGTCGACGCGGACGGCTGTGTGTGGGTGGCGCTCTGGGACGGGGGAGCGGTACGCCGCTACACCCCGGCCGGTGAACTGGACCTGGTCGTGCGGCTGCCCGTCCCCAGGGTCACGGCCTGCGCGTTCGGCGGCGCCGACCTGACCGACCTGTACATCACCACCGCCCGGGTGGGCCTGGCCTCGCCGCACCCGCTGGCGGGCTCACTGCTGGTGATACCGGGAGCGGGCAAGGGCCTGCCCCAGCCGGCCTTCGAAGGCTGA